A section of the Procambarus clarkii isolate CNS0578487 chromosome 38, FALCON_Pclarkii_2.0, whole genome shotgun sequence genome encodes:
- the LOC138372155 gene encoding uncharacterized protein, translating to MTSEKRYAVVGFNDRSVGIISTTWIKKSDDETILCWWPRSRHTVSAQKHEKPDTTNWRVHVVSTILSTTDDFDVAKRRCLAAEDTSNVETEDDMGYPRQRKRKPCFKYEEENSENNKRNHHSSQSKKKCSPSSYENTPSKEISPPQIPYYSGILSECKD from the exons ATGACATCTGAAAAGCGGTATGCAGTGGTAGGCTTCAATGATCGTAGTGTGGGTATCATCTCCACAACCTGGATTAAAAAATCTGATGAT GAAACCATATTGTGCTGGTGGCCACGGAGCAGGCAtacagttagtgcccaaaagcACGAAAAGCCAGACACGACAAATTGGCGAGTGCATGTCGTATCAACAATCCTATCAACAACTG atgattTTGACGTTGCAAAACGAAGATGCTTAGCTGCGGAAGACACTTCAAATGTCGAAACTGAAGACGATATGGGCTATCCTCGACAACGAAAAAGGAAACCATGCTTCAAATATGAAGAAGAGAATTCCGAGAATAACAAAC gcaatcatCACTCGTCTCAATCCAAGAAGAAGTGTTCGCCATCTTCATATGAGAATACACCTTCAAAAGAAATAAGTCCTCCGCAAATACCATATTATTCTGGTATATTAAGTGAATGTAAGGATTAG